In the genome of Bacillota bacterium, the window TTCGATGTAGGGTTCGGCCCTCACCGACAGCACCTCCGCCCGGACGATACGGGCGTAGTCGACCCAGCTGACAATGCCGAGCACCAGCATCACGTTCCAGAGGCTCTGTCCCAAAAAGGCCATGGCTGCAATGGCCAGCACGATGAACGGAAATGAGTAGATGGTGTCAACCAGCCGCATGATCATCTCGTCGAGCACTCCGCCGTAGTAGCCGGCAGCAAGCCCCAGCGGCACCCCGATGAGAAGGGCGATGAACCCCGAGATGAAGCTGACGGCCAGCGATACCCGCCCGCCGTAGACAACCCGGCTGTAGATGTCCCTGCCGGCCCAGTCCGTTCCGAACCAGTACCTGGCGCCCGGCGGCTGGCTGGCGTCGTCAAAGTGCATCTGGTTGGGGTCGAACCGGGCGAATAGCGGGGCGAACGCCGCCGACACCACGAACAGGCCCACCAGCACGACCCCGGTTAGCGTCGCCCAATCGGCAAAAAGCCGGGCGGCCCCGCCCCACAGGCGGCGCCGGGCGCCGGCTGCCTGGAGCAGGGTGTCCGGCGCCGCCTCACGTGACTTTTCAGCCAGCGCCTCAGCTGAACCGAATGCGCGGGTCGATGAAGGCATAGGCCACGTCCACCATCAGATTGATCAGGATCACCCCGGCGCCGATGGCCAGACTCACCGACTGCACCACGGGCAGGTCGCGTGCGTTGACGGCCTGCACCAGCAGCCGCCCGAGCCCGGGCCAGGAGAAGACCTCCTCGACCACCACCGCGCCCCCCAACACCAGCGCCAGCTGCAGCCCCATGACCGTCAACACCGGCGTCATCGCGATTCGCAGGGCGTGGTGCAGCAGGAGTCGGGACCGCCCCAGCCCCTTGGCGCTGGCCGCGGTGATAAAGGGCTGGTCGAGGACGTCTACCAACCCGCCTCTTAGCAGCCGGCTCACCAGGGCCGCGTTGGGGACCCCAAGGGTGGCCGCCGGCAGGATGAGGTACCGCCAGGTCTCAGCTGAGGTGAAGCTGATCCGCGCCGGCGGTAAGGGACTGACCCAGGCGAGCCGGACCGCAAAGTAGCTAAGCAGCAGAAGTCCCACCCAGAAGCTCGGCATCGAAAGTCCGATGACCGAGGCCACCCTGCTGATGGCATCCGCGGCCCGCCCCCGGTAAGCCGCCGAGACCAGGCCCACGG includes:
- a CDS encoding ABC transporter permease translates to MPSSTRAFGSAEALAEKSREAAPDTLLQAAGARRRLWGGAARLFADWATLTGVVLVGLFVVSAAFAPLFARFDPNQMHFDDASQPPGARYWFGTDWAGRDIYSRVVYGGRVSLAVSFISGFIALLIGVPLGLAAGYYGGVLDEMIMRLVDTIYSFPFIVLAIAAMAFLGQSLWNVMLVLGIVSWVDYARIVRAEVLSVRAEPYIEAARALGLADGRILWRHVLPNVVGPVVVYVTLNIPQYIIAEAALSFLGLGAQPDLVTWGNILNRGREAVMRGEWWVTAFPGLAISLTVVGFNLLGDGLRDLLLRRRTARNV
- a CDS encoding ABC transporter permease — protein: MWRYIRRRLLTGLATLFGVSAVVFAMMKLIPGDPVKFLVQFQQGASRELVAELQRRYNLDRPVPVQYVLWLTSVVRGDLGRSIVSGIPVKDELFPAVGRTAVLGLAAMLLAWAVAFPVGLVSAAYRGRAADAISRVASVIGLSMPSFWVGLLLLSYFAVRLAWVSPLPPARISFTSAETWRYLILPAATLGVPNAALVSRLLRGGLVDVLDQPFITAASAKGLGRSRLLLHHALRIAMTPVLTVMGLQLALVLGGAVVVEEVFSWPGLGRLLVQAVNARDLPVVQSVSLAIGAGVILINLMVDVAYAFIDPRIRFS